The window TTAGCAAAATCATCAGATAACTGGTAGGATAATGTGACATCCTGAAGGCTGATATAATCAGACTTAACTAGATAAAGTGTGGAATGTCCATTCTGGTTGGTAGATGTTAGATCTACACGCGGTAAGGCAGCAGTAGGATTTTCCGGAGTCCAAGTTTTATCAAGATCAGTGGTATAGTTAGAACCGTAAGTATCAGAATGGAAAAGGGATCTGTAAATATCATCATATCCGTATCCTCCAAACTGGTAGGCGAAGTTAACGGAAAGGTTCACTCTTTTATAAGTAATATCTGTCCCAAATCCACCATAAATTTTCGGAATTGCTGATTTCCCGGTATTATAGTCAGTGGCTTCCTTATAATTATTGGTAACCGTTTTTTCTATCTGTTGAGTAGTTGGGTTAATTGTATTTTTATACCACAATGCATCTCCGTTTGCAGGATTTACTCCGGCAAATTCTTTTAAATAATAAGTATATCGGTCTCCGCCCTCAGCAAGTACAAACAATCCTGAAACCAGTCCTGTAGCTTTTTGCTGATCGGGTAACCTGGTAATTCTGTTTTTATAATGCGTTGCATTGGCATAGAAATTCCACTGAAGATCTTGTGTTCTGATAATATCTACACTGATGTTCGCCTGCACCCCTTTATTGTACATATCTCCAATATTTCCATATTTTACATAGGAACCTGAATTGGATATTGCTAACGGAAGAGCATAAATCATATCCGATACCTTTCTTTCAAAATAATCCGCATTTAGATTCACCCTGTTGTCGAGTAGGGAGAGTTCAAAACCGGCGTTAAGGTTTTTGGAAGTTTCCCATTTTAGGTCTCTGTTTCCTTGTTTCTCTAAAGAAAGTACAGGTTTTCCATCCCCAAAATCATTAATTCCATAGATGTCCTGGTAAGCATAATAATCTCTGGTGGCTGCAGTCAAAAGGATGTTATCATTTCCTTGCTGCCCATAAGAAACTTTCAATTTCAAAGCATTAATGACCTTATTGTCTTTAAGGAAATCTTCCTTAGCAACGTTCCATGCTGCTCCTAACCCATAAAATGTACCCCATCTGCTTTCCGGAGCGAAGACTGAAGATCCGTCCCTACGTACATTTGCATTAAAGAAATACTTACTGTCATAGTTATACAATAATCTTGAGAAATATCCTTCTACAGCATATTCATATCCACTTCCTGACAGGTTGGTGATTTTTACAGCATTATCAAAAGCCCATGACTCTGGAAGCAGAAGCTGTTGTTTGTTTCCGGAGAATCCTTCATTCTTTGTTTTATTCAATTCATGACCAACAAGTATATTGAAGTTATGTTTATCGAATTTCTTTTGGTAAGTAAGCAATTGCTGATGATTCAGGGTGTAGTTGAAAATAGACTCCTGAGAAATAGTTCCCCCTACAGAAGATGAAGTTCCCCCCAAGGTATTTCCGAACTGAAGATTTCGTAAATTTTCAAGATAAGCCCCAAAATTGTAAGTGAAATCCAGGCCTTTGATGATTTCATAATTTAAACCCAGATTGATGTTGCTGATATTACTGACTCTTTGAGACTTGTCCTGTTGAAGATTTCCTACCGGATTTTCAAAAACAGCATAAGACCTTGTAGCACCGTTAGGACCTTGCCCGTCTCCATAATCATAAAGTGCATTTCCATGGTTATCATAAAGCTGCTGGTAATGATCATTTCTAAGAAAAACCGGATAGAAAGGAGCTATATTTCTGGCAAACTGAAACGGATTGGAAAAACCTCCCGTTTCTCCGAATTTCTGTTTACTGTACGTATAAGAAAGGGCCGTTGTTAATCTTAACTTTGGCGTGATAGAATAGTCTACATTGGACCTGATCCCGAATCTTTCAAAACCAGAAGCAATAAGATAGCCTTTGTCATCCAGATAGTTTAGGGAAGTGTAAGATTTTACCTGGTCGCCGCTGGCATTAATTCCCACCGTAGCTTCCCTTCTTAAGGCAGGTTTGAAAAGAAGTTTCTTCCAGTTATCCTGATAAAGCAGCTTAGCATTAGGATTAAAAGAACCGTCCGGAGCA of the Chryseobacterium capnotolerans genome contains:
- a CDS encoding SusC/RagA family TonB-linked outer membrane protein produces the protein MRKKQCKLGVLAVLLFAEYGFAQKKDSLSQETAIKEVVVVAFGKQKKEEITGSVQSLKAKDLGNLQNGNVLQGIGGKVAGVQVISSGQPGSQPTIRMRGIGSINASSDPLIVLDGIPYSGDLNSISSADIESISFLEDASSNALYGSRGANGVIIVNTKRGKNKKLSVDLDIKTGVNFRSIEDYSVYTSPQGYYTAYYNRGRIGEIARQTQPGAVPSTTTPHAAGLSALNGLGYNVYNVPFSQLIAPDGSFNPNAKLLYQDNWKKLLFKPALRREATVGINASGDQVKSYTSLNYLDDKGYLIASGFERFGIRSNVDYSITPKLRLTTALSYTYSKQKFGETGGFSNPFQFARNIAPFYPVFLRNDHYQQLYDNHGNALYDYGDGQGPNGATRSYAVFENPVGNLQQDKSQRVSNISNINLGLNYEIIKGLDFTYNFGAYLENLRNLQFGNTLGGTSSSVGGTISQESIFNYTLNHQQLLTYQKKFDKHNFNILVGHELNKTKNEGFSGNKQQLLLPESWAFDNAVKITNLSGSGYEYAVEGYFSRLLYNYDSKYFFNANVRRDGSSVFAPESRWGTFYGLGAAWNVAKEDFLKDNKVINALKLKVSYGQQGNDNILLTAATRDYYAYQDIYGINDFGDGKPVLSLEKQGNRDLKWETSKNLNAGFELSLLDNRVNLNADYFERKVSDMIYALPLAISNSGSYVKYGNIGDMYNKGVQANISVDIIRTQDLQWNFYANATHYKNRITRLPDQQKATGLVSGLFVLAEGGDRYTYYLKEFAGVNPANGDALWYKNTINPTTQQIEKTVTNNYKEATDYNTGKSAIPKIYGGFGTDITYKRVNLSVNFAYQFGGYGYDDIYRSLFHSDTYGSNYTTDLDKTWTPENPTAALPRVDLTSTNQNGHSTLYLVKSDYISLQDVTLSYQLSDDFAKQVGLSALKIYATGNNLYLWSKRKGYDPRASLTGVSDAYKYSLLSSVSLGFKLTF